A window from Salvelinus fontinalis isolate EN_2023a chromosome 8, ASM2944872v1, whole genome shotgun sequence encodes these proteins:
- the rap1gapa gene encoding rap1 GTPase-activating protein 1 isoform X9, whose protein sequence is MPQRKRSFTFGAYGGVDKTFSRTRSIWKQDGGEPRISTTLDPPLLQPPLSPLPCTAPPFLKTTDLFEMIEKMQGKRMEEQRCTFPPPLKTEEDYIPYPSVHEVLERKSGFPLILLPQFGGYWIEGNNHELSDSTDPDQIQPPSPTTRNKLESNCTAKIYRKHFLGKEHFNYYSVDGALGHLVFSLKYDEIGDQEHLRLMLRTKLKTYHDVIPISCLTEFPNVVQMAKLVCEEVNVDRFFPALYPKASRLIVTFDEHVISNNFKFGVIYQKFGQTSEVELFGNSAESPAFVEFLEFLGEKVELHDFKGFRGGLDVTHGQTGSQSVYHNYRNKEIMFHVSTKLPYTEGDTQQLQRKRHIGNDIVAIVFQEESTPFVPDMIASNFLHAYVVVQVENACTDNVLYKVSVTARDDVPFFGPPLPDPAVFRKGPEFQEFLFTKLINAEYACYKAEKFAKLEERTRSALLETLYEELHINSQAMMGLGGDEDKMENGSGGGGGFFESFKSLIIPGKSPTRKKSGPFSSRRSSAIGIENIQEVHEKISSHSSRECLPGTQKTPDSGHATQDPKSENSSNQSSPEVLTTKTMFALCNNRAQSIPEGHDLSRSSSNASSFASVVEENETEAIEDYDTGMESLSSAGTPHKRDSLTYSTWLEDSMSSTSTTSRGCSPGPGKPDGGKGSEIRIKLDRPQDHQSSSNC, encoded by the exons GAAACAAGATGGGGGTGAACCCCGGATCTCAACCACACTAGATCCTCCGTTGTTACAGCCCCCACTGTCCCCGCTCCCGTGCACCGCTCCACCGTTCCTCAAg accACAGATTTATTTGAAATGATTGAGAAGATGCAG ggcaaaAGAATGGAGGAGCAACGATGCACCTTTCCTCCCCCACTCAAA ACTGAGGAGGACTACATTCCTTACCCCAGTGTCCATGAG GTATTAGAGAGAAAGAGCGGGTTCCCCCTGATTCTGCTACCTCAGTTTGGGGGTTACTGGATTGAGGGGAACAACCATGAGCTGAGTGATAGTACTGACCCAGACCAGATCCAGCCTCCGTCCCCCACCACACGCAACAAGCTGGAGAGTAACTGCACCGCCAAGATCTACAGAAAGCACTTTCTGGGCAAG GAGCACTTTAATTACTACTCAGTGGACGGCGCTCTGGGACATCTGGTGTTCTCCCTGAAGTATGACGAGATCGGAGACCAGGAACACCTTCGCctcatgctcag GACCAAGCTGAAGACCTATCATGATGTGATCCCCATATCCTGTCTCACGGAGTTCCCTAACGTGGTGCAGATGGCCAAG CTTGTCTGTGAAGAAGTGAATGTGGATCGCTTTTTTCCTGCCCTTTACCCAAAA GCTTCAAGACTCATCGTCACTTTTGATGAACATGTCATTAGCAACAACTTCAAGTTTGGAGTCATCTACCAGAAGTTTGGACAG ACATCAGAAGTAGAGTTGTTTGGAAACAGTGCCGAAAGTCCTGCCTTTGTTGAATTCCTAGAGTTTCTGGGGGAGAAGGTCGAGCTGCATGACTTTAAAGG GTTTCGTGGTGGGTTGGACGTGACCCACGGCCAGACAGGCTCTCAGTCCGTCTACCACAACTACCGCAACAAGGAGATCATGTTTCATGTGTCCACCAAGCTGCCTTACACCGAGGGGGACACACAACAG TTGCAGAGGAAGAGGCACATAGGAAACGACATCGTGGCCATAGTGTTCCAGGAGGAGAGTACACCCTTCGTACCAGATATGATCGCCTCCAACTTCCTCCATGCCTATGTGGTGGTGCAGGTGGAGAACGCCTGTACTGACAACGTACTGTACAAG GTGTCAGTGACAGCTCGAGATGACGTACCTTTCTTTGGACCTCCCCTGCCAGACCCGGCCGTCTTTAGAAAA GGTCCAGAATTCCAGGAGTTCCTCTTCACTAAGCTCATCAACGCTGAGTATGCCTGCTACAAAGCTGAGAAATTTGCCAAACTGGAG gaGCGTACGCGGTCCGCCTTGCTGGAGACGCTGTATGAGGAGTTACACATCAACAGCCAGGCCATGATGGGTCTGGGAGGAGACGAGGATAAGATGGAGAACGGGTCCGGAGGAGGAGGGGGCTTCTTTGAGTCCTTTAAG TCTCTGATCATCCCTGGGAAGAGTCCAACCAGGAAGAAGTCTGGTCCCTTCAGCTCCAGGCGCAGCAGTGCCATCGGCATCGAGAACATCCAGGAAGTCCACGAGAAAAT CAGCAgccacagcagtagggagtgtttACCTGGAACACAGAAGACACCTGACAGTGGCCACGCGACTCAGGACCCCAAGTCTGAGAACTCCTCCAATCAGAGCTCACCAGAGGTGCTCACCACAAAGACCAT GTTTGCTCTTTGTAACAACAGGGCCCAGTCTATCCCTGAGGGTCACGACCTTTCCCGCTCCTCCTCCAACGCCAGCAGCTTTGCCAGTGTGGTGGAGGAGAATGAGACAGAGGCCATTGAGGACTACGACACTGGCATg GAGAGCCTGTCTTCAGCGGGGACGCCCCACAAGCGGGACTCGTTAACCTACAGCACATGGCTGGAGGACAGTATGAGCAGCACGAGCACCACCAGCCGAGGCTGCTCgccag GTCCTGGTAAACCTGATGGGGGTAAAGGGTCAGAAATCCGTATCAAACTGGACCGGCCACAGGATCATCAGTCCTCATCG AACTGTTAG
- the rap1gapa gene encoding rap1 GTPase-activating protein 1 isoform X4, protein MPQRKRSFTFGAYGGVDKTFSRTRSIWKQDGGEPRISTTLDPPLLQPPLSPLPCTAPPFLKGKRMEEQRCTFPPPLKTEEDYIPYPSVHEVLERKSGFPLILLPQFGGYWIEGNNHELSDSTDPDQIQPPSPTTRNKLESNCTAKIYRKHFLGKEHFNYYSVDGALGHLVFSLKYDEIGDQEHLRLMLRTKLKTYHDVIPISCLTEFPNVVQMAKLVCEEVNVDRFFPALYPKASRLIVTFDEHVISNNFKFGVIYQKFGQTSEVELFGNSAESPAFVEFLEFLGEKVELHDFKGFRGGLDVTHGQTGSQSVYHNYRNKEIMFHVSTKLPYTEGDTQQLQRKRHIGNDIVAIVFQEESTPFVPDMIASNFLHAYVVVQVENACTDNVLYKVSVTARDDVPFFGPPLPDPAVFRKGPEFQEFLFTKLINAEYACYKAEKFAKLEERTRSALLETLYEELHINSQAMMGLGGDEDKMENGSGGGGGFFESFKRVIRSRSQSMDAMGLNFKKPLTVSTSLSVNFTHNPPESPKFPGISLLVPGKSPSKYGRRGSAIGIGTVEESLIIPGKSPTRKKSGPFSSRRSSAIGIENIQEVHEKISSHSSRECLPGTQKTPDSGHATQDPKSENSSNQSSPEVLTTKTMFALCNNRAQSIPEGHDLSRSSSNASSFASVVEENETEAIEDYDTGMESLSSAGTPHKRDSLTYSTWLEDSMSSTSTTSRGCSPGPGKPDGGKGSEIRIKLDRPQDHQSSSNC, encoded by the exons GAAACAAGATGGGGGTGAACCCCGGATCTCAACCACACTAGATCCTCCGTTGTTACAGCCCCCACTGTCCCCGCTCCCGTGCACCGCTCCACCGTTCCTCAAg ggcaaaAGAATGGAGGAGCAACGATGCACCTTTCCTCCCCCACTCAAA ACTGAGGAGGACTACATTCCTTACCCCAGTGTCCATGAG GTATTAGAGAGAAAGAGCGGGTTCCCCCTGATTCTGCTACCTCAGTTTGGGGGTTACTGGATTGAGGGGAACAACCATGAGCTGAGTGATAGTACTGACCCAGACCAGATCCAGCCTCCGTCCCCCACCACACGCAACAAGCTGGAGAGTAACTGCACCGCCAAGATCTACAGAAAGCACTTTCTGGGCAAG GAGCACTTTAATTACTACTCAGTGGACGGCGCTCTGGGACATCTGGTGTTCTCCCTGAAGTATGACGAGATCGGAGACCAGGAACACCTTCGCctcatgctcag GACCAAGCTGAAGACCTATCATGATGTGATCCCCATATCCTGTCTCACGGAGTTCCCTAACGTGGTGCAGATGGCCAAG CTTGTCTGTGAAGAAGTGAATGTGGATCGCTTTTTTCCTGCCCTTTACCCAAAA GCTTCAAGACTCATCGTCACTTTTGATGAACATGTCATTAGCAACAACTTCAAGTTTGGAGTCATCTACCAGAAGTTTGGACAG ACATCAGAAGTAGAGTTGTTTGGAAACAGTGCCGAAAGTCCTGCCTTTGTTGAATTCCTAGAGTTTCTGGGGGAGAAGGTCGAGCTGCATGACTTTAAAGG GTTTCGTGGTGGGTTGGACGTGACCCACGGCCAGACAGGCTCTCAGTCCGTCTACCACAACTACCGCAACAAGGAGATCATGTTTCATGTGTCCACCAAGCTGCCTTACACCGAGGGGGACACACAACAG TTGCAGAGGAAGAGGCACATAGGAAACGACATCGTGGCCATAGTGTTCCAGGAGGAGAGTACACCCTTCGTACCAGATATGATCGCCTCCAACTTCCTCCATGCCTATGTGGTGGTGCAGGTGGAGAACGCCTGTACTGACAACGTACTGTACAAG GTGTCAGTGACAGCTCGAGATGACGTACCTTTCTTTGGACCTCCCCTGCCAGACCCGGCCGTCTTTAGAAAA GGTCCAGAATTCCAGGAGTTCCTCTTCACTAAGCTCATCAACGCTGAGTATGCCTGCTACAAAGCTGAGAAATTTGCCAAACTGGAG gaGCGTACGCGGTCCGCCTTGCTGGAGACGCTGTATGAGGAGTTACACATCAACAGCCAGGCCATGATGGGTCTGGGAGGAGACGAGGATAAGATGGAGAACGGGTCCGGAGGAGGAGGGGGCTTCTTTGAGTCCTTTAAG CGGGTGATTCGCAGCAGAAGCCAGTCTATGGATGCCATGGGTCTCAATTTCAAGAAGCCACTCACTGTCTCCACTAGTCTCAGCGTCAACTTTACCCACAACCCACCTGAGAGTCCCAAATTCCCAGGGATA tcatTGCTTGTCCCAGGGAAAAGTCCCAGTAAATATGGCCGTCGAGGCAGTGCCATAGGGATAGGAACAGTAGAAGAG TCTCTGATCATCCCTGGGAAGAGTCCAACCAGGAAGAAGTCTGGTCCCTTCAGCTCCAGGCGCAGCAGTGCCATCGGCATCGAGAACATCCAGGAAGTCCACGAGAAAAT CAGCAgccacagcagtagggagtgtttACCTGGAACACAGAAGACACCTGACAGTGGCCACGCGACTCAGGACCCCAAGTCTGAGAACTCCTCCAATCAGAGCTCACCAGAGGTGCTCACCACAAAGACCAT GTTTGCTCTTTGTAACAACAGGGCCCAGTCTATCCCTGAGGGTCACGACCTTTCCCGCTCCTCCTCCAACGCCAGCAGCTTTGCCAGTGTGGTGGAGGAGAATGAGACAGAGGCCATTGAGGACTACGACACTGGCATg GAGAGCCTGTCTTCAGCGGGGACGCCCCACAAGCGGGACTCGTTAACCTACAGCACATGGCTGGAGGACAGTATGAGCAGCACGAGCACCACCAGCCGAGGCTGCTCgccag GTCCTGGTAAACCTGATGGGGGTAAAGGGTCAGAAATCCGTATCAAACTGGACCGGCCACAGGATCATCAGTCCTCATCG AACTGTTAG
- the rap1gapa gene encoding rap1 GTPase-activating protein 1 isoform X2, which yields MPQRKRSFTFGAYGGVDKTFSRTRSIWKQDGGEPRISTTLDPPLLQPPLSPLPCTAPPFLKTTDLFEMIEKMQGKRMEEQRCTFPPPLKTEEDYIPYPSVHEVLERKSGFPLILLPQFGGYWIEGNNHELSDSTDPDQIQPPSPTTRNKLESNCTAKIYRKHFLGKEHFNYYSVDGALGHLVFSLKYDEIGDQEHLRLMLRTKLKTYHDVIPISCLTEFPNVVQMAKLVCEEVNVDRFFPALYPKASRLIVTFDEHVISNNFKFGVIYQKFGQTSEVELFGNSAESPAFVEFLEFLGEKVELHDFKGFRGGLDVTHGQTGSQSVYHNYRNKEIMFHVSTKLPYTEGDTQQLQRKRHIGNDIVAIVFQEESTPFVPDMIASNFLHAYVVVQVENACTDNVLYKVSVTARDDVPFFGPPLPDPAVFRKGPEFQEFLFTKLINAEYACYKAEKFAKLEERTRSALLETLYEELHINSQAMMGLGGDEDKMENGSGGGGGFFESFKRVIRSRSQSMDAMGLNFKKPLTVSTSLSVNFTHNPPESPKFPGISLLVPGKSPSKYGRRGSAIGIGTVEESLIIPGKSPTRKKSGPFSSRRSSAIGIENIQEVHEKISHSSRECLPGTQKTPDSGHATQDPKSENSSNQSSPEVLTTKTMFALCNNRAQSIPEGHDLSRSSSNASSFASVVEENETEAIEDYDTGMESLSSAGTPHKRDSLTYSTWLEDSMSSTSTTSRGCSPGPGKPDGGKGSEIRIKLDRPQDHQSSSNC from the exons GAAACAAGATGGGGGTGAACCCCGGATCTCAACCACACTAGATCCTCCGTTGTTACAGCCCCCACTGTCCCCGCTCCCGTGCACCGCTCCACCGTTCCTCAAg accACAGATTTATTTGAAATGATTGAGAAGATGCAG ggcaaaAGAATGGAGGAGCAACGATGCACCTTTCCTCCCCCACTCAAA ACTGAGGAGGACTACATTCCTTACCCCAGTGTCCATGAG GTATTAGAGAGAAAGAGCGGGTTCCCCCTGATTCTGCTACCTCAGTTTGGGGGTTACTGGATTGAGGGGAACAACCATGAGCTGAGTGATAGTACTGACCCAGACCAGATCCAGCCTCCGTCCCCCACCACACGCAACAAGCTGGAGAGTAACTGCACCGCCAAGATCTACAGAAAGCACTTTCTGGGCAAG GAGCACTTTAATTACTACTCAGTGGACGGCGCTCTGGGACATCTGGTGTTCTCCCTGAAGTATGACGAGATCGGAGACCAGGAACACCTTCGCctcatgctcag GACCAAGCTGAAGACCTATCATGATGTGATCCCCATATCCTGTCTCACGGAGTTCCCTAACGTGGTGCAGATGGCCAAG CTTGTCTGTGAAGAAGTGAATGTGGATCGCTTTTTTCCTGCCCTTTACCCAAAA GCTTCAAGACTCATCGTCACTTTTGATGAACATGTCATTAGCAACAACTTCAAGTTTGGAGTCATCTACCAGAAGTTTGGACAG ACATCAGAAGTAGAGTTGTTTGGAAACAGTGCCGAAAGTCCTGCCTTTGTTGAATTCCTAGAGTTTCTGGGGGAGAAGGTCGAGCTGCATGACTTTAAAGG GTTTCGTGGTGGGTTGGACGTGACCCACGGCCAGACAGGCTCTCAGTCCGTCTACCACAACTACCGCAACAAGGAGATCATGTTTCATGTGTCCACCAAGCTGCCTTACACCGAGGGGGACACACAACAG TTGCAGAGGAAGAGGCACATAGGAAACGACATCGTGGCCATAGTGTTCCAGGAGGAGAGTACACCCTTCGTACCAGATATGATCGCCTCCAACTTCCTCCATGCCTATGTGGTGGTGCAGGTGGAGAACGCCTGTACTGACAACGTACTGTACAAG GTGTCAGTGACAGCTCGAGATGACGTACCTTTCTTTGGACCTCCCCTGCCAGACCCGGCCGTCTTTAGAAAA GGTCCAGAATTCCAGGAGTTCCTCTTCACTAAGCTCATCAACGCTGAGTATGCCTGCTACAAAGCTGAGAAATTTGCCAAACTGGAG gaGCGTACGCGGTCCGCCTTGCTGGAGACGCTGTATGAGGAGTTACACATCAACAGCCAGGCCATGATGGGTCTGGGAGGAGACGAGGATAAGATGGAGAACGGGTCCGGAGGAGGAGGGGGCTTCTTTGAGTCCTTTAAG CGGGTGATTCGCAGCAGAAGCCAGTCTATGGATGCCATGGGTCTCAATTTCAAGAAGCCACTCACTGTCTCCACTAGTCTCAGCGTCAACTTTACCCACAACCCACCTGAGAGTCCCAAATTCCCAGGGATA tcatTGCTTGTCCCAGGGAAAAGTCCCAGTAAATATGGCCGTCGAGGCAGTGCCATAGGGATAGGAACAGTAGAAGAG TCTCTGATCATCCCTGGGAAGAGTCCAACCAGGAAGAAGTCTGGTCCCTTCAGCTCCAGGCGCAGCAGTGCCATCGGCATCGAGAACATCCAGGAAGTCCACGAGAAAAT CAgccacagcagtagggagtgtttACCTGGAACACAGAAGACACCTGACAGTGGCCACGCGACTCAGGACCCCAAGTCTGAGAACTCCTCCAATCAGAGCTCACCAGAGGTGCTCACCACAAAGACCAT GTTTGCTCTTTGTAACAACAGGGCCCAGTCTATCCCTGAGGGTCACGACCTTTCCCGCTCCTCCTCCAACGCCAGCAGCTTTGCCAGTGTGGTGGAGGAGAATGAGACAGAGGCCATTGAGGACTACGACACTGGCATg GAGAGCCTGTCTTCAGCGGGGACGCCCCACAAGCGGGACTCGTTAACCTACAGCACATGGCTGGAGGACAGTATGAGCAGCACGAGCACCACCAGCCGAGGCTGCTCgccag GTCCTGGTAAACCTGATGGGGGTAAAGGGTCAGAAATCCGTATCAAACTGGACCGGCCACAGGATCATCAGTCCTCATCG AACTGTTAG
- the rap1gapa gene encoding rap1 GTPase-activating protein 1 isoform X6 produces the protein MSKSCQIHLNAPLVTVGPWRMHSKTTDLFEMIEKMQGKRMEEQRCTFPPPLKTEEDYIPYPSVHEVLERKSGFPLILLPQFGGYWIEGNNHELSDSTDPDQIQPPSPTTRNKLESNCTAKIYRKHFLGKEHFNYYSVDGALGHLVFSLKYDEIGDQEHLRLMLRTKLKTYHDVIPISCLTEFPNVVQMAKLVCEEVNVDRFFPALYPKASRLIVTFDEHVISNNFKFGVIYQKFGQTSEVELFGNSAESPAFVEFLEFLGEKVELHDFKGFRGGLDVTHGQTGSQSVYHNYRNKEIMFHVSTKLPYTEGDTQQLQRKRHIGNDIVAIVFQEESTPFVPDMIASNFLHAYVVVQVENACTDNVLYKVSVTARDDVPFFGPPLPDPAVFRKGPEFQEFLFTKLINAEYACYKAEKFAKLEERTRSALLETLYEELHINSQAMMGLGGDEDKMENGSGGGGGFFESFKRVIRSRSQSMDAMGLNFKKPLTVSTSLSVNFTHNPPESPKFPGISLLVPGKSPSKYGRRGSAIGIGTVEESLIIPGKSPTRKKSGPFSSRRSSAIGIENIQEVHEKISSHSSRECLPGTQKTPDSGHATQDPKSENSSNQSSPEVLTTKTMFALCNNRAQSIPEGHDLSRSSSNASSFASVVEENETEAIEDYDTGMESLSSAGTPHKRDSLTYSTWLEDSMSSTSTTSRGCSPGPGKPDGGKGSEIRIKLDRPQDHQSSSNC, from the exons ATGTCTAAAAGTTGTCAGATCCATCTCAATGCTCCACTGGTGACAGTGGGACCATGGAGGATGCACAGCAAA accACAGATTTATTTGAAATGATTGAGAAGATGCAG ggcaaaAGAATGGAGGAGCAACGATGCACCTTTCCTCCCCCACTCAAA ACTGAGGAGGACTACATTCCTTACCCCAGTGTCCATGAG GTATTAGAGAGAAAGAGCGGGTTCCCCCTGATTCTGCTACCTCAGTTTGGGGGTTACTGGATTGAGGGGAACAACCATGAGCTGAGTGATAGTACTGACCCAGACCAGATCCAGCCTCCGTCCCCCACCACACGCAACAAGCTGGAGAGTAACTGCACCGCCAAGATCTACAGAAAGCACTTTCTGGGCAAG GAGCACTTTAATTACTACTCAGTGGACGGCGCTCTGGGACATCTGGTGTTCTCCCTGAAGTATGACGAGATCGGAGACCAGGAACACCTTCGCctcatgctcag GACCAAGCTGAAGACCTATCATGATGTGATCCCCATATCCTGTCTCACGGAGTTCCCTAACGTGGTGCAGATGGCCAAG CTTGTCTGTGAAGAAGTGAATGTGGATCGCTTTTTTCCTGCCCTTTACCCAAAA GCTTCAAGACTCATCGTCACTTTTGATGAACATGTCATTAGCAACAACTTCAAGTTTGGAGTCATCTACCAGAAGTTTGGACAG ACATCAGAAGTAGAGTTGTTTGGAAACAGTGCCGAAAGTCCTGCCTTTGTTGAATTCCTAGAGTTTCTGGGGGAGAAGGTCGAGCTGCATGACTTTAAAGG GTTTCGTGGTGGGTTGGACGTGACCCACGGCCAGACAGGCTCTCAGTCCGTCTACCACAACTACCGCAACAAGGAGATCATGTTTCATGTGTCCACCAAGCTGCCTTACACCGAGGGGGACACACAACAG TTGCAGAGGAAGAGGCACATAGGAAACGACATCGTGGCCATAGTGTTCCAGGAGGAGAGTACACCCTTCGTACCAGATATGATCGCCTCCAACTTCCTCCATGCCTATGTGGTGGTGCAGGTGGAGAACGCCTGTACTGACAACGTACTGTACAAG GTGTCAGTGACAGCTCGAGATGACGTACCTTTCTTTGGACCTCCCCTGCCAGACCCGGCCGTCTTTAGAAAA GGTCCAGAATTCCAGGAGTTCCTCTTCACTAAGCTCATCAACGCTGAGTATGCCTGCTACAAAGCTGAGAAATTTGCCAAACTGGAG gaGCGTACGCGGTCCGCCTTGCTGGAGACGCTGTATGAGGAGTTACACATCAACAGCCAGGCCATGATGGGTCTGGGAGGAGACGAGGATAAGATGGAGAACGGGTCCGGAGGAGGAGGGGGCTTCTTTGAGTCCTTTAAG CGGGTGATTCGCAGCAGAAGCCAGTCTATGGATGCCATGGGTCTCAATTTCAAGAAGCCACTCACTGTCTCCACTAGTCTCAGCGTCAACTTTACCCACAACCCACCTGAGAGTCCCAAATTCCCAGGGATA tcatTGCTTGTCCCAGGGAAAAGTCCCAGTAAATATGGCCGTCGAGGCAGTGCCATAGGGATAGGAACAGTAGAAGAG TCTCTGATCATCCCTGGGAAGAGTCCAACCAGGAAGAAGTCTGGTCCCTTCAGCTCCAGGCGCAGCAGTGCCATCGGCATCGAGAACATCCAGGAAGTCCACGAGAAAAT CAGCAgccacagcagtagggagtgtttACCTGGAACACAGAAGACACCTGACAGTGGCCACGCGACTCAGGACCCCAAGTCTGAGAACTCCTCCAATCAGAGCTCACCAGAGGTGCTCACCACAAAGACCAT GTTTGCTCTTTGTAACAACAGGGCCCAGTCTATCCCTGAGGGTCACGACCTTTCCCGCTCCTCCTCCAACGCCAGCAGCTTTGCCAGTGTGGTGGAGGAGAATGAGACAGAGGCCATTGAGGACTACGACACTGGCATg GAGAGCCTGTCTTCAGCGGGGACGCCCCACAAGCGGGACTCGTTAACCTACAGCACATGGCTGGAGGACAGTATGAGCAGCACGAGCACCACCAGCCGAGGCTGCTCgccag GTCCTGGTAAACCTGATGGGGGTAAAGGGTCAGAAATCCGTATCAAACTGGACCGGCCACAGGATCATCAGTCCTCATCG AACTGTTAG
- the rap1gapa gene encoding rap1 GTPase-activating protein 1 isoform X8 yields the protein MIEKMQGKRMEEQRCTFPPPLKTEEDYIPYPSVHEVLERKSGFPLILLPQFGGYWIEGNNHELSDSTDPDQIQPPSPTTRNKLESNCTAKIYRKHFLGKEHFNYYSVDGALGHLVFSLKYDEIGDQEHLRLMLRTKLKTYHDVIPISCLTEFPNVVQMAKLVCEEVNVDRFFPALYPKASRLIVTFDEHVISNNFKFGVIYQKFGQTSEVELFGNSAESPAFVEFLEFLGEKVELHDFKGFRGGLDVTHGQTGSQSVYHNYRNKEIMFHVSTKLPYTEGDTQQLQRKRHIGNDIVAIVFQEESTPFVPDMIASNFLHAYVVVQVENACTDNVLYKVSVTARDDVPFFGPPLPDPAVFRKGPEFQEFLFTKLINAEYACYKAEKFAKLEERTRSALLETLYEELHINSQAMMGLGGDEDKMENGSGGGGGFFESFKRVIRSRSQSMDAMGLNFKKPLTVSTSLSVNFTHNPPESPKFPGISLLVPGKSPSKYGRRGSAIGIGTVEESLIIPGKSPTRKKSGPFSSRRSSAIGIENIQEVHEKISSHSSRECLPGTQKTPDSGHATQDPKSENSSNQSSPEVLTTKTMFALCNNRAQSIPEGHDLSRSSSNASSFASVVEENETEAIEDYDTGMESLSSAGTPHKRDSLTYSTWLEDSMSSTSTTSRGCSPGPGKPDGGKGSEIRIKLDRPQDHQSSSNC from the exons ATGATTGAGAAGATGCAG ggcaaaAGAATGGAGGAGCAACGATGCACCTTTCCTCCCCCACTCAAA ACTGAGGAGGACTACATTCCTTACCCCAGTGTCCATGAG GTATTAGAGAGAAAGAGCGGGTTCCCCCTGATTCTGCTACCTCAGTTTGGGGGTTACTGGATTGAGGGGAACAACCATGAGCTGAGTGATAGTACTGACCCAGACCAGATCCAGCCTCCGTCCCCCACCACACGCAACAAGCTGGAGAGTAACTGCACCGCCAAGATCTACAGAAAGCACTTTCTGGGCAAG GAGCACTTTAATTACTACTCAGTGGACGGCGCTCTGGGACATCTGGTGTTCTCCCTGAAGTATGACGAGATCGGAGACCAGGAACACCTTCGCctcatgctcag GACCAAGCTGAAGACCTATCATGATGTGATCCCCATATCCTGTCTCACGGAGTTCCCTAACGTGGTGCAGATGGCCAAG CTTGTCTGTGAAGAAGTGAATGTGGATCGCTTTTTTCCTGCCCTTTACCCAAAA GCTTCAAGACTCATCGTCACTTTTGATGAACATGTCATTAGCAACAACTTCAAGTTTGGAGTCATCTACCAGAAGTTTGGACAG ACATCAGAAGTAGAGTTGTTTGGAAACAGTGCCGAAAGTCCTGCCTTTGTTGAATTCCTAGAGTTTCTGGGGGAGAAGGTCGAGCTGCATGACTTTAAAGG GTTTCGTGGTGGGTTGGACGTGACCCACGGCCAGACAGGCTCTCAGTCCGTCTACCACAACTACCGCAACAAGGAGATCATGTTTCATGTGTCCACCAAGCTGCCTTACACCGAGGGGGACACACAACAG TTGCAGAGGAAGAGGCACATAGGAAACGACATCGTGGCCATAGTGTTCCAGGAGGAGAGTACACCCTTCGTACCAGATATGATCGCCTCCAACTTCCTCCATGCCTATGTGGTGGTGCAGGTGGAGAACGCCTGTACTGACAACGTACTGTACAAG GTGTCAGTGACAGCTCGAGATGACGTACCTTTCTTTGGACCTCCCCTGCCAGACCCGGCCGTCTTTAGAAAA GGTCCAGAATTCCAGGAGTTCCTCTTCACTAAGCTCATCAACGCTGAGTATGCCTGCTACAAAGCTGAGAAATTTGCCAAACTGGAG gaGCGTACGCGGTCCGCCTTGCTGGAGACGCTGTATGAGGAGTTACACATCAACAGCCAGGCCATGATGGGTCTGGGAGGAGACGAGGATAAGATGGAGAACGGGTCCGGAGGAGGAGGGGGCTTCTTTGAGTCCTTTAAG CGGGTGATTCGCAGCAGAAGCCAGTCTATGGATGCCATGGGTCTCAATTTCAAGAAGCCACTCACTGTCTCCACTAGTCTCAGCGTCAACTTTACCCACAACCCACCTGAGAGTCCCAAATTCCCAGGGATA tcatTGCTTGTCCCAGGGAAAAGTCCCAGTAAATATGGCCGTCGAGGCAGTGCCATAGGGATAGGAACAGTAGAAGAG TCTCTGATCATCCCTGGGAAGAGTCCAACCAGGAAGAAGTCTGGTCCCTTCAGCTCCAGGCGCAGCAGTGCCATCGGCATCGAGAACATCCAGGAAGTCCACGAGAAAAT CAGCAgccacagcagtagggagtgtttACCTGGAACACAGAAGACACCTGACAGTGGCCACGCGACTCAGGACCCCAAGTCTGAGAACTCCTCCAATCAGAGCTCACCAGAGGTGCTCACCACAAAGACCAT GTTTGCTCTTTGTAACAACAGGGCCCAGTCTATCCCTGAGGGTCACGACCTTTCCCGCTCCTCCTCCAACGCCAGCAGCTTTGCCAGTGTGGTGGAGGAGAATGAGACAGAGGCCATTGAGGACTACGACACTGGCATg GAGAGCCTGTCTTCAGCGGGGACGCCCCACAAGCGGGACTCGTTAACCTACAGCACATGGCTGGAGGACAGTATGAGCAGCACGAGCACCACCAGCCGAGGCTGCTCgccag GTCCTGGTAAACCTGATGGGGGTAAAGGGTCAGAAATCCGTATCAAACTGGACCGGCCACAGGATCATCAGTCCTCATCG AACTGTTAG